From the Brassica napus cultivar Da-Ae chromosome A8, Da-Ae, whole genome shotgun sequence genome, one window contains:
- the LOC106360641 gene encoding dynein light chain LC6, flagellar outer arm: MSEGRIKKSVNGGAPAQTNPDDRRSSVEASSQGAGAGKQRAVIKSADMKEDMQKEAIDIAITAFEKNSVEKDIAENIKKEFDKKHGATWHCIVGRNFGSYVTHETNHFVYFYLDQKAVLLFKSG, translated from the exons atgaGTGAGGGGAGGATAAAGAAGAGTGTGAACGGAGGAGCACCGGCGCAAACAAATCCGGATGATCGGAGATCTAGTGTTGAAGCATCTTCTCAAGGGGCGGGGGCGGGGAAGCAGCGAGCTGTGATAAAAAGTGCTGATATGAAGGAGGATATGCAGAAGGAGGCTATCGATATCGCTATCACC GCATTTGAGAAGAACAGTGTGGAGAAGGATATAGCTGAGAATATAAAAAAGGAGTTTGACAAGAAACATGGTGCTACTTGGCATTGCATTGTTGGTCGCAACTTTG GTTCTTACGTAACCCACGAGACTAACCATTTCGTTTACTTTTACCTCGACCAAAAAGCTGTTCTGCTCTTCAAG